aATTAAAGAGTATAATTCAAGACCACCTACGTGTTTGTTGGAGAATCGGCCCGCTGAGCGTTCGAGTTTGCTGTAAAAGAACGTGATTGATCAAGAATGAAGGAACTGTCTTGTCTTTTTCACTTCTTTAAGAGAATGCGGAGGACCGCTGGGAGTGCAGGAGCTGCTTGCCGGCGGACAACTTTTGCTTGTGGATAGATCTTGTGACACAAGACCCACATTTAGGTTTCTAGTTTAGATTTCAGTGCTTGGAAGTGGTGACACTGCagcaaacctaaaaaaaacacatgtgcATGTCCTTTGGGAGAGCACCTGTTTGGGATACGTATACGTACGTATATAttacaaaataattcattctaTTTGCATTGAAGCGCATCaaatgtgcttgttttttttactgggtagATCTGTATCATGATTAGCATCTCAATTAGAATACTACAAATATACTAGAAAGGGATATTTTTCATACATCTTTAATATTGAAGCGAAACATGGATTCACTCGTTCCTTCATTTTCtcaagcgcttatcctcacaagggtcacggggggtgccagagcctgaGCTGACACCCTCAATCTCACAAATGACAACCGTAGCTGCGttaggcaatttaaagtgttcaaccagctagcttagcttgcatgtttttggaatgtgggaggaaatcggagtacccggagaaaacccacgcaagcccatgggagaacttgcaaactccacacaggaggaccaaattgggatcaaacccaggagcccagaactCTTTTTAGGATATACTTGATAATAATGATTTTCCACAGCCTTGTGGGTCTACATTTTGTGGATGTGGAATTCTCTTCAATGTACATCAAGACCATATGTGAAACTGCTAACGAATGGCAGGAACTGGTCGCTGCTGTGTATCTTTCGGAGCTAAAATGCATGTTCATAAAACGTACACAAATACGTCTTTGTGTGTCTCACGTGAAGACACAGTGGAGAAAATTATGAAGGCTCCACTTGAGTGCGTGTGTCGACACTCAAATGGCCGCTAAAGCTTCCCGAGGGGATGCGGTTTAGCCGTCCAGCCTATTTGTCACGCCTAAATATCAATTATGAAACTAATAGGCCCCTTCAGACTAGAAGCATCAAACTTTTTGTCTACTTTGCTCGACACTTTGTTCCACCCCTTTATGTGCAtgaaaaggagaagaaatgtgatgatgacgatgacgatgatgatgacggtgatgatgatgatgatggcgacgatgacgatgatgacgatgatgatgaagatgatgaagatgatgatgatggtgatgacgatgatgatgacgatgacaatgacaatgacaatgatgatgatgatgatgatgacgacgataacgatgacgatgacgatgacgaggatgatgatgatgatgatgatggtgatggtgatgatgatgatgatggtgaagatggtgatgaagatgatgatgatgatgaagatggtgatgaagatgatgatgatgatgatgatgatgatgatgatgatgatgatggtggtgatgacgatgacgatgatgacgatgacgatgatgaggagaggacgatgatgatggtgatggtgatgatgatgatgatgatgatgatgatgatgatgatgatgatgatgatgatgatgatgatgatgatgatgatgatgatgatgatgatgatgatgatgatgatgatgatgatgatgatgatgatgatgatgatgatgatgacgacgacgacgacgacgacgatgacgacaatgacgatgatgatgatgatgaagaggatgatgatgaggatgatgatgccAATAGGGAGACACCATTAAGACAAGCAAttggcgattggctggccaccaattcagggtggcctgaagtcagctgggataagtaccccctgcgaccctagtgaggataaagcggttcagaaaatgagatgagatataataTAAGATTTAAGTAAATAGTTAAATGGTTTTATTAGAACAAATGAAATGGCAATGCATTACAAGAGTAGACAGatctcaaaattatatatatatatatataattaattcatACAATACAATAATGTTCCGtagaataatacaaaaatatggtatatgGTAGGTTAAGGGTAAATGATTCCATCAAATTAGAACAGTATTCAAATTGAATTAGCCACTTTTAGAGCAAGTTCCTCACACTGATTCGGTTCTCTTGtgaaggtcacagaggtcaaagTTTTGGGTTATCAATAGCTTTGCTACGAGAGGGGTCAAAGTGCTGGTGACTCCGGTTGACCCTGACGACAGCTGAACCTGcacaggcatttttctttatttggaaACGACCAACATGGTCGTCTTTTAGATGTGCCGCCTTGTTTTCCGTCTAATGCTAAAACGCTTGCATCGTAAAATGGTCAAACACGTCAAAACTCCTATACAGTTTTTTCACATGGATTGGATGGAAAAATGGACTTTATTGCACTTTGACGGTGTATAAATTATTGTCTGTTAGCGAGCTTTATTTTCCCACGTAGAGCTTCTGGTGGAGCCAAGAGCCGAGGGCGGAGCCTCCGGCGTCGCGCAGGTGCTCGCCGCAGGCCTTCGCCACCAAGTAGAAGATTTCGGCGAGGTTGAGCAGGACGCAGACGCCCGACACGGCCAGCATGAAGACGGTGAAGACGGTTTTCTCGGTGGGCCGGGACACGAAGCAGTCCACCGTGTTGGGACACGGGTACGAGTCGCACTTGACCAAGCGGATCATCTTGTAGCCGGGGTAGATGGCGTAGAAGAGGTACATGAAGGTGACCTCGAAGGTGAGCCGGAATAGCAGGCTGATGACGTAGGTCCACCAGAGGGCGCCAGAGATTTTGACTTTTTGGCTTTTCAGCTGCTCCAGTTCTCGAAGGTTGCCGGCGCCCTTCCCCGATCGCTTGTAGAGCCTCTTGTCCACGTGGCGGCGGTGGGCCACGTGCATGGCGACCAGCAGGGCCGGAGTGGACACCAGGATGAGCTGCAGGGCCCACAGGCGGATGTGAGAAATGGGGAAGAAGTAGTCGTAGCACACGCTGTTGCATCCCGGCTGCTGGGTGTTGCAGGTGAAACCCGATTTCTCGTCCCCCCACACGCTCTCGGCGGCCACCGCCAGCACCGTGATGCGGAAAATGAACAACACGGAGAGCCATATGCGACCGATCCCCGTGGAGTGTCTGTTGACGCCGCTGATCATCGCGTAGAAAGAGGCCCAGCTCATTTTTGGCTCCGGGTCTGAAAGACAACAAAGTGGATTTTTGGACGTTAGCCCGTGCCAGATGTACACCCGTGCTTCTGTTTTCTGACCGACAGGGGGTTGTGCCcaaacgagaagcacctgacccCAATCTGCTAACATACCACATTGGTTATATCGCTTGTAGGTTGCAACGAATAGTTTGCTCACACATAGCGGAGTTACTTGGATTGTTGTCGGTCCTGTCTTACAGCGTGAAATGATGTCACCAAGTCAACCTAAGACACGTCGGCATGATTTTTTGTGCTCTAGTTCTAGACAAGAAGGACATATTAAAGTGAATACGTAgaatatgcatacctgtcaacctctgccgataactgcccttataaatgattatgattccccttacaaaccccccaaaaaaccttacaaacaccgtcaCATTAAAGCCCGTCAGCGCTCATCGTATTCTCATCGACCGCCAATAGCCGTCCAATCGCTTTTCGACGTGGATGGAAAAAGCCACTCGGGTGTCCTGTCGTCGCAATCCCCCGTTTTCTTTTTATCAGTTCATTGTTGATGACGCAACCTGCCCTCCCGTGAGTGCTACTGGTGTTTCCAATGagtcaaatgttttttatcGTAAACGTTTTTAACTTCCTCGCCAATCCCGTCGCCGTTCACGACAGATGTCACACCATCACATGACAATGGTGACTGCAACTTCATCCTTTTGAACCCTCATCATTAACATAAGAATCCGCTTAACCGCCAAGTCACGGCTACATTTCGCTAGTCAGAAACACGCCAGTCGTATTTGCCAAGATGAAATGAAATTCAAAAGAGTCCAAACATGTTCCGTGCATTTAATATGAATGTGAGTCTGGTTACCGGTCTCAGCAGGAGGCGTAAGAGGCATAAGAGGCAGTGATGACCCCACTGGCTTTAGACGGAACTCTCAAAGTCCACAACGAGAAGACGGGGGGCCCTACTCTGCCCTGGTTTGGATTTGGCAGACCCCTTTTGTGTGCGTCATGTGACACACTCTCCCCTCGTCGCAGTTTAGCGTACAAAGAGGCCATTCGCGTGCAACAGTGCCGATTTTTGGGGGCTCTAACGAGTCggagtcaaagtaaaaaaaacaacaaccaatcacaccaatacaaaaaaaatacaataaaaaaaatccttaccttTAGATGGCGCTCATAACATCAGGAAATATTTATACATGTGCTCTTTTTGAACGCATCTGTGCCAGTGAGCAATAGCACTTTGCATTGCTAATGGtatcacacacacatatacacacacttatacagacacacacacatggcagTGCACGGCCTTGGACTGAGAGGTCATATGCTTCTACACACGCCGTTTGCATACAATAGGTCCATTTAGCCGCGCCAAACAAACAGCGACGCAATTCAAtacaaatgttttaatttgggCCCAGTGGAGGAATTTGTGTGGGGGACTGCTGCTGTCTGTCGGCTTGGCTTTACTCACTGAGCTTTGTTCAGCACAGGAAGTGTAAAATGCTTTAAAACAACAATTGAGGCAGGATGACAACAGACTGTAATACAGTATAACTTTTTATTGGGCAGACTTTGAAGCACTGGAAAGTGATCATGTCTTATTAATGGCACACCGTAAAGAATGGTGCTGTTTCCCATCGTACATTATGATGAATGAGGGGAAAGTCAGAGTttgtaaacaaataaatcaaatatctatatatattttttaatggtgatagacgtccaatccatgttcATATATTATATTGCAATACTCTGGAGATATATGTAGATATttatactattgaaacaaactataaaaaagagaaatgtcCAATcacaattaagaaaaaaatcacaacccaGATATCATGGATTATATTTGATATAAATCTGTTCATGTAAtgcaaaatgttgaaattttacACCGTTATCAAAAGTAATTTCAACATGGTTTTGAATTCTGAACtaagtgactagctccatctattgaattgaattgaatgcttttattgtcattatacaagtataatgagatcaCGATAAAATgagtgcaacagaatgtagtAGGTTGAAATTAGGGTTATTGtggggccatattcaatgattcATCAATTGATGCCAGAGTTTGTACAacagtgaaataaataaataaataaagatagttaaaaaatttatttttcacaaatggCCTTTTCGGTTTGTATTGCAGCGGCTCCTTTAAGATCCTCCAAGGTGTCGTTAATCATGGGCCTGCTTGGTAGCGTTCCGTTTCGCGTCGCCGGCTGCACGGACAATCCTTTGCCCTTCAGGTACGCACGACGCACCAATTCAAATAGTCTAGTTTCCCTGTACGTTTCCATCTCTATGTTACGGGAGCTTTAAAAGAGTTCGACTGTCAATTTGGATTTCTGGAGGCCAAATACGACTCGTCACATCGGGACTTATTTCGGAATGGAACGTGTCCAAAATGAAACCCACCGCTCTTCTGATAGCGACATCACAACAGAAAAAAGTGGACCAGCGGGCCATAATTTGAGCAATTAAACGTCGCCGATGTTTGGCAGCGTCGTTTGAGAGAAGTGTAATTTAACAAGCTTCCGTTTTTAACTACTTTTCTGGGCTTCGTAAGCGAGCCGCGGCAGTTGCAGGCTCCCACGGGCAACATGGATGCTCGAGTTGCGCGGTAATGTAAGTCATGTAATGACATGAAATGAGCGAGCGTCCTCCAGTCATTTAACCAAAAGCCAACTCATTGACTTTTCCCAGCAtcctcatcattttttaaaaatatatatttttgagaaTTAGCGAGCCTACAAAAATGGGGCACCCCCCTCTGGAGTTTAGCGACTGCTACTCGGACAGTCCCGACTTCAGGGAGACGCTCAAGTGCTACGAACTGGAACTGGACCGAACCAGCAAATTTCTCAAAGAGTTGATCAAAGATGGCAACAATGTGATCAACGCAATCAAAGGTAAGCGCTTTTCATGCAGGTGATTTGGAAGGACGAAATCCCCTCCCGATGAAGCTGGGAAATGGCTTTAACCATGTCTTTTTGGgttattgacggcgatagacgtccaatttattctAAGTGGGGgcttggcagcgaatgaacgaacgTCCAAATGGATTCGACGTCTACTAGTGGTAAACTCGGGAGGTTTGGCAGCAAATGCAATGACTCATTGACTATCAAATTATTGTTTACCTGATAATTTCCTTTATAGTCCTCATATCATCTCATCTATctcacacatttttaaatgcacatttttttagtttaaaaactatccaccaaagaaataaaatcatGGATTCCCATCTTTCTAATGATCATAATTCCAGTAagtcatttgcaaaaaaaattaaaatctaaaaataatggctgttttaataaaacaacaaaaattataaAGTGATCCACTGTActtaactggaaaaaaatgaatgaatgaatgaatgattaaccgactctgagaaaaaaaaatgatttttgacatgttttttctCGCTTTCCAGACCCGCATCAACGCCACTTTTAATGAAGTACATCCACAATTTTGGGGATTCTAGTTCACAACTACATTTGGGTCAATGTAACACCAACAAGGAAGACTTTGTGTTGTTTATCTCTCTCTAGATGACCATTTTGTCGCCCTTGCAAACAAACCAAGTCATTGTTGCCCGTGTTGGTTGGTTCACTCCTGGGCATAAGCTGAAAGACTTTTTGTCGCTTGCCCCAATGTTAATGCTACTTTCTCCTTTTTCTTGGCTACAAGTGCACTAAAAATCTTGGTGACTACACAAGAAGAAAACAAAGAGGGTAAATGGTTAAGAAGAGGAAGGCTTTCAAATATGGCACTGGATCCCCCAAGGCCTCGATGTCTTGCTGTATGCATTTAACAGACCTGGGTTTGTTTCGATAATGAAAAGCAGACGCGGTGCGGATCAAATTGGACCAAATACTGTCTCCTGCCGACTTTAGTCTTGGAATCTCTCCGTGCAACACCTGTTTGGTTTTGCTGTTTCAGCTCGCACGCTGTATGTGAAATATTTTCTGTTGATATAAATCATCGAAACAAATGTGCtgtgtgttttttaggctattctGTGGCTGTTCAGAAGCTCTCTCAGACGCTCAACGTGTTCCAGTTTGATTTCATCGGAGACTCCTTGACGGATGACGAGGTCAACATCGGTAGGTGGAAAATGCCATTCCGTGATGTTAAAAAATTCCCCGCCAGCATTTTCTGAATCGGCTACCGCTTGTCATTCCCAGCTCAGTCCTTCCAGGAGTTTGCCGGACTTTTGCAGGAAGCGGAGCACGACAGAATGATGCTGGTGGGTTATCAACTTCCTCCACGCGCGAGCCATATCCGATGGGAATCCTTTACACATCGGGGGAAGCACTTTAAAGTGCCTTTTAATCATCTTGGGCGCACGTTGCTTGCTCTTTTTCCAAGCTACTTGTTGGCAACTTGTCATAATACAGAATTTTTAGAATGGCTTACACGTAGAGACTGATCCTGTTCGACTGGCTCGTCCGGCAATTGAACAAAAGCAATTTAAAAGCCGAAGCGCTGAGGTCACTTTTACGATCAAAATAACACGTGTTTACAGCACACTTTTGGGAATTGTATTGGCAAAATGTCATTGTGGCGTGCCATGCAGCCCGCGTATTAAGGCGCTCTAATAATCTCATCATTGTGGCGCAGAAAATTgtgtcaatttttttgtctaaaacGTACAGGTTCACCAAGATTTGACGaaacatgaatatttttatgatatatttttacttGAAATAGATTAGGATGTCTAGCGTCGTCCGTAGCAACCGAAAAAGTGACCCGAAATGCTCCAATTTgagccaaaatgtacaggaaaagTAGGCAATTGCATCTGGCGGTCGAGCCGTGTGTTTCCCAGAACCAAGTTGGACCTCCAATCACGTCTCCCCACCCCCACCTCAGGTTCAGAACGCATCCGATTTGCTGATCAAGCCTCTGGAGAAGTTCCGAAAAGAGCAGATCGGCTTAACCAAGGTAAGTTTAACACTTAGTCAGCATTACTTACCAAGCCTTCCTCAGGCATATTTCGTCAAACAGGATGCCACTCGCCACTTCCCCATGACTTTTCATGCTGATTTGCGTGGCAACACAAAGCACAATGTACTCCAATATTGCCCATTTTAGCCTTTCAAAACGTCCTTTTGAATTTGCATTCAACTTGACAACTGTAATGGAAATATACCATAAGTTAAATCGACTCATTCAATTGAGCGCGAGAAAAGATTGCCATTGAGcatcgtttttttctttttcttaaagaTATAGTCAATATTTATGGGCAATCCAAATGAATCTTTTACCAAAGCTTATTTTGTCTCAGGAAAAGCGGaagaaatttgaaaaggaaGGTGAAAAATATTACTCTCAGCTGGACAAGCACCTTAATATTTCGGCTAAGAAGAAGGAGAGTCAACTTCAAGAGGTCAGTCATTTGGGGCACTTTGACGTGGAACTTGTCTTACTAAAGTTGTCTTTTGCCGCGCAGGCCGATGAGGTGTTATGCAAAGAGCGGGTCAACTTTTACGAGTCCTCTGTGGAATACGTGTATCAGATCCATCAGGTCCAAGATAGGAAAAAGTTTGACGTGGTGGAGCCTGTAAGTGGAAAACCATCAACTCAGTTCACCCTAGCACACTTAATCAGTCAAGTTAAGTCAATTTGTTTTTTCGCAGGTGTTGGCGTTCCTTCACAGCGTTTTGACCCTCAACAACCTCACCGTGGAGATGACGCAGGACTTCATGCCCTACAAGCAGGAGCTGCAGCTCAGTCTGCAGAATGTAAGCGCATAATCTTTCTCTCAAAGTGTGGGAAAAGCCACCCACCCACAGCTGTAGTACTCTCTTCTTGCTGtctaaatgaatgtatgaaatgTTCCAATTGCCCTAAATCATTTCATACATACATTTCAGAAGGGGTTAATTTACCGACCGACTTAAGCCAAGTGATTAGAATACttacattacagtaatccctcgactattgcggttaatgtagaccagacatggccgcgataaaccaAAAACTGTGAAATGGGGTCAcccccaatgttccctctaattttttgtttgtctgggcagaaagacaacctccctgagcacactgagtaccggtgtgagcaacatcatcattgctcgctatgggcacacaccagtatcccacctgccataagcaggtgcatgtctactacacataaatgatatagtaataataaaatgtaatgattaatatctatgaatgggcggcccggcggatgagtggttcgcgcgtcggcctcacagctaaaaaaataaaataaaaataaataacaaaaaaaaatgagatttttggtgcgctccatatgatttgctgtgcgcagagaagacgagagtagtgcgcaattgcgcacgcgcgcagcttagagggaacattggtcacccctatttaataaataaataaataaaataatataatatatatatatatatatatatttttttttaattcagtgttgagttctagtagcaagtggaggacaggggagtggcttccgcttacgagtttcagcgtggattttcacatttttatgaacttacaaaaaaatgtaataaaaaaaaaatcccccagaaaaaatctgcgaaggtagtgaagccgcgaaaatTGAAGCCGtattattcgagggattactgtacagtgcAGTTGCTATCTTTTCCATATTTCAGTGTACGTACAAACTAGGAATGTCCCGTATTTTTGCACGCCAGTTCGGGTCACCTGATTTCGGAAATGCATGAAATGTGTTCTGCAATATACcgacacgtccaatccaatttgacttggAGTGTCGGTAGCGATCGTTCCTTCTCAATCGCATCTAATGAGGTGatagttaaaaatgaaaataaatgaacgttAACGCAAATCCAACTGCATGGAAAGCCATTCTGCGGTTTGGTCGCGGCCACTTGCGATCGTCCCTCGTTCAAAGCGCGACTCCCAGCGGCGGCAATGATCTCTCCGCAGACCAGGAACCACTACGAGAGCACTCGAGAGGAGATGGAGGACCTGATGAAGCGAATGAAGCACTCGTCTCAGATCTGCAAGAGGCCCCGTTGGCTGCCCATGGCTGGTTACCTCTATTGTCAGGAGAAGTGTAAGTCGAGCCCGGGATTTCTTTAACGGTTTCGAGGGCCGGCCCCTTTCTCACCTTTCTCTCCCAACAGGGGCCCTGGGGGTCACCTGGGTCAAGTACTACTGCAAGTATCACGTGGAGGGACGACTGCTGCTCATGGTTCCTTGTGAACAGAAACCCACCACCAAGCAGGTCTTTCACACAATAGTTCTATTCAAATAACAACTAataacttgactttttttttttacattattctgTTAAAACAACAAATGTCTATTTTGATCGCTTTAATGattgaaagaaaaaggaaaaacacattttttaaatttactttattgtatttttttcattaaatatacaaaggaaaaaaagagtaaatattctgttttcattttctatatttttttaatgaacctaaaatACAGTAACCTTATTTTcagtcccccccaaaaacatgtattttttttcttaaagcaaAACCTTTTTGTGACAAAAGCAGAAGATTGTTGTTGTCATGAATCAAAAGGAGATCTTAGCAAACATCtgcctttggaaaaaaaaacgattgcGTTGTACCTTTACTTCATATTCACAGTACAATGTTTCTCAGATTATCATTTTGTTCTTTCAATTGTGCATTTACAGCTAAAATTTCAAAGCTGGCGTAATCCAACCTTAAATAAAACAATCCCACTCAATTTGTACAATCTTGAATGTCAAATTGTAGCGGACGGATTGTATCATCAGCCTGACGGGTGTCCCTGTCGTGTCCTTTAGGGCCCCACGCAACTGACCCTCAAGTCCTGCATCCGCCGGAAGACGGAATCCATAGACAAGCGCTTCTGTTTCGACGTGGAAGTGGACGAAAGGTCAGTCTGGGAAATCGGGCGAGGTGAAGGGGCGCTCCGTCGAGAACCGAACGAAGCGCGGCCTCCGTCTACGCGGAACAGATGGCGTGAAACACCGGAGGAAGGCGAGGGGGATAAACAAAATGCATTTGAAACACTTGGCACTACTAGAATGACTTGGAAGGAGCCGAGACGCTTGGTCGGGCTGTTTTTCAATATTTCAACCAATTCCCTGTGATGCACCAGGCAGGGCCTTTGAAAGTGTCCCGTAATGTTGAGCAACAAATCGGAGCCAGCGAGATCTCAACTTGTTTCCTGTTTCGTGGACTGAAGGGGGCAGTACAGTCTTTGCCCAGAACTTCAGCCCGTCTGGGGCTTCTCACAAGGCTGGAAAAAGCCGaaaccgtgttttttttttttttttagcccgtTGGCCGCCATTCACAGTACTACatggcaaatatatatatttgcatgtCTATATATGCAAAACACATATACTCTATATTGTTAAATTTACACAAAAATCAAAGGGTTTCTCACAAGGCTGCAAAAAGAACAGCCTCGacactgtttttaaaaaaaaatcttattggcTACGAAGCACAAATGTATCTTTGCATGTCTATCTATGTAAAACATATACACCATATATTAATATTCCCACAAAAGGCAAAGAATTCACCCCTCCGAGTCAAAATACATTGAATGCctagcacaaaaaaataaacattccaTTTTATGCCGTataagtgatgcaaaaataatgaaCTGAG
The nucleotide sequence above comes from Stigmatopora argus isolate UIUO_Sarg chromosome 22, RoL_Sarg_1.0, whole genome shotgun sequence. Encoded proteins:
- the LOC144068047 gene encoding gap junction beta-1 protein-like isoform X2, with the translated sequence MSWASFYAMISGVNRHSTGIGRIWLSVLFIFRITVLAVAAESVWGDEKSGFTCNTQQPGCNSVCYDYFFPISHIRLWALQLILVSTPALLVAMHVAHRRHVDKRLYKRSGKGAGNLRELEQLKSQKVKISGALWWTYVISLLFRLTFEVTFMYLFYAIYPGYKMIRLVKCDSYPCPNTVDCFVSRPTEKTVFTVFMLAVSGVCVLLNLAEIFYLVAKACGEHLRDAGGSALGSWLHQKLYVGK
- the LOC144068047 gene encoding gap junction beta-2 protein-like isoform X1, which translates into the protein MPLTPPAETDPEPKMSWASFYAMISGVNRHSTGIGRIWLSVLFIFRITVLAVAAESVWGDEKSGFTCNTQQPGCNSVCYDYFFPISHIRLWALQLILVSTPALLVAMHVAHRRHVDKRLYKRSGKGAGNLRELEQLKSQKVKISGALWWTYVISLLFRLTFEVTFMYLFYAIYPGYKMIRLVKCDSYPCPNTVDCFVSRPTEKTVFTVFMLAVSGVCVLLNLAEIFYLVAKACGEHLRDAGGSALGSWLHQKLYVGK